The genomic DNA tatagattaaCTCAAAACACGGGGAAAATGATACTAACTCTCAtggccatgattcacaaaactttattctattagggtaactaaaaggttttcatatgacaaaacttggacaagaaaatttagtgaggctaatggataatatgaaggggtaatgccaaactgggcttaaagcaatggtttcttgtcaaggtacaggtgttggatcatcaagaagataagcttcatgaatactaagggtgttaaggtatgaagaaatgatctttagatcaggatatatcagaattgtcaagctttaggataagaaagagggatatcaatcaatgaggaatcactttgataaatatctggctttcaggattcaaggtaagtttctatagggattcaagtatcaggatgatatatcaatacttaggaatcatcagcatgttaatcaagaggatcaatcaagtaatataacaactcttcattttatcatggcatttaactatcatgaaaaagacttttgaactacttgcaatacgtacttgagggttcatggcatctctatataactcaaagataaacaaaggatgcgcttgatttaaatatatcaaaatgactcaggataattgcatcgatatatatgaactatttacagtaaattcgaaagacaggttgaatcacttgccttgagaaaggctggtctggtctgactggtaggagcaacaacaagagcttcactcgacctttatggcaagttttccctcgtcttgaaatcctacataaataataataatcctcattataatatattcttaccatcttaacctatttacaactcaaaattaaacacggatgacacttaggcctatatgcacttaattttatattcacttttaaattataaatgttcacacatagccacataatcacatatcatatattaataacaccatatataccttaatgcaacactaggcttggatgatctcgactcacaacttaagtcacttggtcgctaaactagacaaagtcttctaattttggcttcctaactcgatgtgcctttactaaactatccaaaacctattgaccctcacttgtgccttttgctctactgaccttatactatcttaaaactatggtggtcaacctaaatctcatTCCTAAGttttctaaaactatgtgataagtgaaagtgctcactggtgcaaatttcagaatgacaactatggtttcttgagtgcattagacactcttaaactacaagttttccatcaaaacttttacacaagactctcctgacctaagggcatttcacaaacttgatgtggctcaagggcctggcttgggccttcttgggcctaagctaaaagttcaatgttcccctatttttctgggcagaaaatgccctgaattgaattaacttgtgacacatggttctaactcatatcctatgaactatggctgaaaaaacttctctgacactccctctaactaaggcccaacagggactaatgaggtcctacccatgacatggtcaaatctccctatttctaagttgcaacaaaactgtcccctgctggacagattttgtgattctacttgtgcacctaaccaaatgacatgcaaacctccaaccaaatcctaaaaccttttatatattccaatactaacttcttgggcctcaaagtgcacatcaatgacatggtcaaaactcactctaaacctcagggtactaaactgattttctgcataaactataactctcctttctccaaggttttgacttgacaaactcaactaccaacaacccaatactcaaagcaagacttaaacatggtaatctacagaactaactcccttattctcaaaataaccttgggtgagaacatccttacctaaggtacaattatggcaaaacaaagaaactacacttcacaactcacaaatcttcatgcttttgaaacaacaagatatgcatttttattaaaagataaccacgaattattaccatgcaacaagaagcataaatcaatattaacacattattcctactgaaattaaggctcactaacaaaatctttccaaatgatcaaaatcttataacattctaagagaaatccccatgcatgcatgtcttcaggttttgcaaaccaaaacaacatattttctacatatattctatcataaaattgacatgtaatcctagcataagctatacctagatgatcacttagcatgcaaagagttttatcaaattttcaccacaaaattcaagtcattatcacataaacatgcaaaaattgatttaagcaacaagaatagtcttaggaccattcattcggtcccatatggtcatggccgaatgaaatggatgggaatggccatttaatcatcaagagtttccctctcaagacttggcacttctccattccttgtagtcctctcaaaaacaaccctaaactcacaagaatcaaggttgtattttgagtttcactaaaacctttacatgcaacctttaaacttaaacttttcactcaacactctttgaattatgcatgatcaagatataggaagtaacatttacttgattggaaagtgggagcttgaatgaagaatgaagaaaagggagggggtatggcttcggccaaaaagccgagaggagaggggagagccgagaggagggggaggaaaggaggagtgtggaaatggtggggtgaaagtggagtaataatcatgttagtttggtttttatttaaccaaaagtgagtggatttgagaatttacaagagtaaccttccaacatagttaggtagatttgcatgcaaggacaaagtggtaatttggttagtagaatgaaagtgagtggggttggaaatgtcttccttgccccttagttgaattggaagagtatttgcatgcaagggtagccatgtaattttctaattataacaaataaaatttgtatagatttatttttataaaataaaatacaagttcaaaaattataaaagttataccataaaataacttggatttttagagactttataaaatcattttcaaaatttgtgaacaaaataccttttaaaggaaaaaatttccaaggcttagaatattccttataaataaaaaataaagcaattaaataaactcttgctttgaaaaatcatatactacataaagcaaatttataatgcagaaatttttcactcacaccaacgtacaatcattgaatatatttgcattcggctttataattacaccaaattcagaattaatattacataaaatgccggtcgtaacatctaTGTtctttgtgattctacttgtaagcagctgtgtacagtctttgtatcacagagttctcgaaatatatatatctctggtggataagttcaatccaccaaaaagtttttaaatacttgtgttttaattactttgtgtttgaatacatcaatactttcattccgcactttatCATATTCAAACACTCTTATGTATATTTGTTAGAGAAGTTTTTAAAATCAAGAAGAAActaagaattacattcaacccccccccttctataattcaaCTGTTAGATTATCTGGGattaaaaattggtatcagagcaagctcttaacacactaagagtttaaagatcaaagcaactaacaagatgagcaggaaggatgttggagtaaagattccattcttggataaagacaactatcaccattggaaggtgaaaatgcacctgcatcttctctctcaagatgaaaggcatgttgattgcattgagaaaggccctCATATTCCTGTAAGAGCGGCTACAGATACTGAAGACGCTGTAGGCAATGGGCAAAGTGTCCCAAAGCTACAAGaagaatggacagatgaagatattgagcaagtacacaaagacaagaaggctatgaacattctgttcaatggtcttaatggagatatgtttgacaatgtcataaactgcaagactgctaaagacatttgggatacaattcaaattataagtgatggaactgagcacgtgagggaaaacaagatgtAACTTCTAATTCAGCAGTATGAAcattttcattgtgaagataatgaatctttaagtgacatatttagtaggtttcaaaaactactaaatgcactgaagctgcatggaagggtctatcagacaaaagattcaaacctgaatttacttagatctctaccaaaggaatggaagcctatgacggTCTCTCTCAAAAATTCATAAGATcacaaggagtttaccttggagagactgtatgggattctgaAAATTATAAACTTGAGTTAGAACAAGATGAGCaaatagagaaaggaaggaagaagggaggatctatgGCACTGGTAGCTGAGCAAGAGAaagtgaaagagatgaaggttgaagctgtagAATCTATaccaaactctagggtttgtgaaggaaaaggaaaagggttagtagctgaacatgaagaccatcttagtcaagatgaaaTAGAGGatatagatgaacatctagctttcctgtcaagaaggtttgccaagctcaaattcaaaaagaattttggagcaaccaagccaaatagaaacatggtggataaatccaaattcaaaattttcaaatgtggcttgagtggtcattttgcaagtgaatgcagaaagcctgattctgaaagaaagaagtttgagcctgtggattaaaAAAAGAtatattttgaattgctcaaacaaaaggaaagggccttCTTGTCTCAAGATAATGACTGGGTAGCTACTGGAGTAGATGAGATGAAGAAACAAtctatgtcaacctagccctgatggccaaatcagatgaagcagaggTCAGTTCTttaagcaatcaggtaatcaccactaatctagcatatctttctaaagctgagtgtaatgatgctataaatgacatgtccagaGAGTTATATATCTTGCGTGTTACGCTTAagtcactcactaaagaaaataccAGAATTAAAGataacaatctgtttttaagtgagagaaatgctatgttagaaactcaatttattgagtttgagaaattgaaagAGTGTAAAATTACTAAGGAAGAActgactgaatccttaaagaaagaggagattttaagaaagctACTTGAATGAGAACATAAGGTAATTAAGACTtagaaatcatctagagatgtccatactCAAATTACCAAGGTTCAAGGTATAAATTCTTTCTGTGaggaagcctggaaaaagagtaaagagaaactGGACCTAGTTTGGTAGAACGaatttcaacggatgtggattcaatggataatgaagattatccaTTGACAAAAAGATTCCAACGAataatgaagattatccgtcgaatgaCAAAAAGattcatccgtcgaaagacaaagaaccacatccgtcgagtgatagaaagccagttagcaaagtcaagctagctaagttaaataaTAAATATGGATCAAATTCCAAGAAATTTGTTACAGGAGAAACTAGTCAAGTCAAGGAAAACAAGATAGCTAATGTAGGAcatctgtcaatcaagcaattgaatgatagattggagaaaattgaggttaaagcagactcaaaaaggaaaaataatagaaatggaaagtaggtattaacaaacataacaactacacacctgataaatatgctctaagaaaaatctgtgttaagtgtggtagtgttaatcatatgtctattaattgcaaatctgctatGCTTGCAcctatgtctgcacctccctcatttcctAGCATGCCCataatgcctatgaatgttatgcctgcacgGAATATGAAtacacaatttgctaatatgccatttgcacaaaatcattactatgctacatttagtatgcctcaaatgccatttatcaTGCCATACTAGAATAATATATTGGCACATAATATGCCATTTATTGTTAACCAACccgtgcatgataattctgtaattGTGAATAGTTTTCAAAGCCCTACTCTATTGACCAAGGTTGAGTCTCAATCACCTGAGTCAAATggggacaagcctaagaaacctaaaaagaaggctaacaaggtaggacccaaggaaacttgggtaccaaaatcaacttgatttggttttgatgtgtgcagggaaatagaaagaatttttggtatttggatagtggttgctcaaggcacatgactggagatgctaccttgctcactgagttcaaggagagagctaacccaagtattacttttggagatgaaaACAAAGGGTATATTGTGGGATatgcttgatttcaaaagacaatgtcatcattgaagaagttgctctagtggatggactcaaacacaatctttggagTGTCAGCctgctttgtgataagggcaactcagtaacattcaactctgaagcttgtgttgttacaaacaagcaggacaacaaagtggttctcactggtatgagaaaaggaaatatgtattTAGCCGACTTCAACCCATCAAGTGCaaattctattacttgtcttttcagcaaagcaattcaagatgaaagttggttatggcacaagaagctgtcccatctgaacttcaagactatgaatgaattagttaggaaagatcttgtaagaggcattcctcaagttgagttctcaaaggatggactatgtgatgcctgtcagaaaggaaaacatatcaaggcatcattcaaaaagaagcttgaatctacaattgaagaacctctacaacttttgtatatggatttgtttggaccaatgAATGTATTGTCAATCTAAAAGAAAAGATACcgcctagtgattgttgatgatttctcaaagttcacttggacgtattttctcaaatctaaagatgaagctagtgaaatcataatcaatcacataagacaagtcaacaatcatcttgatctcaaagttagaagaatcaggagtgataatggaactaagttcaagaattctgttatgaggttgtttagtgaagaaaatggaatcatgcatgaatttttagctgctagaactccacaacaaaatggagtggtggaaagaaataacagatctcttattgaagctgcaagaacaatgctaaaagaatcaaagttaccaacatacttttaggcagaagctgtaaatactgcatgctactcaaaatatttatttggtcaatcaagcaaaattgttattccctaacaatacaacaagaattacagaaggggggttgaatgtaattctggcttcttttggggatttatgaaaaatggttctaactcaatttatatctaactgtttgatttgcaaagtgcgtaATACAAAGTTAAGTAAATAAAACATAATGTAATAAAAACTAAGgtatttaaaactttctggtagatttgaatgtatccactagatatatatatatatatcaagagaaccctgtgaagcttgaatagctcacaactgctttacaagtgaataaacaaactacaaagaaattcaacagaatacagcttacaaatgtttctctgctaaaaatgtgtttgcttagttagtttgttctactatctacacttggtttatatatcaccaaggttacatgataaaaagacaagataataaaacaaaacctatcaattctaactccatgctgcttcactactctattccagcatctttgaatatcttcataatagcatagaaatggtaatgcttctttgttctcaaaaccctgctaaacaggctgccacattccttttgcaaacactcgacgcatatgactgtgttgtcactgtcaacagatatttgaattgatcatccgtcgggtacatgcttgttatccgtcgagtagccttgttgatcattcgtcgggtaggtttgttgatcatccgtcgggtagccatttatcacttgactctatttcatttttgcagaattacaagacatcttatatttacatttaatcaacctattctgcatatctactagcagtctacatgattcataagctactacaaaatctatacaaagttgtttgcagaaatgtgctacaatacttattgttacataagctactcaccaggtggatatcaattagtcatccgtcggtaatatattgaatcatccgttgggactataattgatcatccgtcgtgtgctacaaaattcaataagttaaatctactaaggtgttttgtttagcttattatcaagtacacaataaattcctaacaatctcccccaatttatgtctactggaattgtagccataaattaagaaaaacttgatgataacaaaacatcctaaagatacagattaaaaaatagtagataaaactaataagtattacaaattgctgaaagttgaacaatacaaagtacacaaagaaattgctcacaattgttatcaagatgctcctctagtctaagcagataaatctatttccttgattgtctggatttcttcccaagccttcggttgttttcttcaatttgattctgaagttgtctatggaattcaagttcatcagcttctgagagatttagcatttactgcatttccaaaagagtctcatttctagagatactcaattggtccttcaatctgaagaatcttcaaacacctttgtcatccatgaattccatcagccaatagggccttagatgcacactttttcctgtaaagggaatagatagagtttttggaagtgcatctttggctctaatactccttagttcctcaatcctctcTAGAACTATTCTTCTTGTAGTTATATTggatccaaagttctttttgaatgatgaatagactttaattagaacatattggctttcttggagaatcttgtgaagaggccatgttatctctttccctcccttgtatctaaataccagtctttcaggaagatgtctataagcatcaattcctcttacttcttccagttcatccaagtagagattcaagtctgaaaattccttgatatcacaaatgtacatgagatctctcttgttgactgtgggttgcGATTTTGTTAGAGCTTTGGATCtgagagatacaggcttcactttcttgttagctctagtctttgtcttctttgtcttgaagatgggtaaatttagctcaggaattggtaaactatcccagtctactagCTCATCCAtaggaacaattggttcaccatgaatatttcttgttggatcaaccactttgaattcttcaaataccattgagagttttgatgtctgagttgtagttgtaggctttttgggaaattggtcttccaattcctcatcattaaagtgcactttcctcttggaatggagtttgtatctaaatcttcttttctgctgtgattcttcttacATTTTCAGATActtaggttcagtaattacagttggttgtacaagaaattctgttgtggtttttacagcttgaagcttggccaagataatagcttgttttttcttttgcttttgcttcttagcatccaaagcatcttgcttcttttcttgcctgattctttctttttcttctttcttagcttccacaaaaagtgggtgtccagccaccacacaaatctccttaccatttctgtaaattttagcaattctccttttgagcaccaaatcagttggatccttgtagaatgcaatagacctagccagcagcttcttctcatctggcctaggtgtttcaaacactgtatccataggattcttatCTGAAAACTTAGGATAGTTCCATTTGGCCTTCATAATGAGATCTTTCTTTCACTACTAGAAAATCAGCATTAGACATCGCACATTAGACATCAGTCAGAAAAGTCACTGATATTAAAAGCCATTTTTATATCACATAAAAAAAAGTGATGTCTTTTTGGTATGTTTACATCAGCTTTTGAGTAAAGTAATGTCTAAGTTGTTCTTTTAAAAACTACGTCACATCAGTTAACATATAAACCGATGTCCAATTTTTTTTAACATAGGTTGACataataaccgatgtctaagctcaattttaaaaaattagagcccGCTGCTTCTCCCTTTTGCTCCCCGCCCTTAGCCGAATTTTTTCCCCCTTAGTATATTTCCCCATCCCGCCTATTCACTCATTCACTTTAATAACAttataacataaaattaaaaataaatcaaaatcaaaacaaaaacaaaaaattacaatctccacaaaaacaaaaacaaaaactcATTCAGTCATTGCCCCTTTCTCTCTTGACTGCTAAACCTAGAACTCTCAAATATATGCTTACTGTCTTTCCCCCCTTTCCGATTAGACCTTGAATCTCCAATTAAACCTCTCAATTTCTTCAACTCATCTCTTAATTTCTTACTGTCTTTCTTTCAAATGTTTTTTTTTCTCATCTGTTTCAATTTTTGTGACAGATTCGAAGATTAAGGAGTTAAGTGTGTTCATTGAAGTTTAAGGTGAGGAGTAGAGTTTCTTGGAGCTAAATCTTGTAGCTAAGGGTTTATTAAAGCTTAAATCTCAGAGCTAATTAAGTTGGATTTTGGTCTTGGAGTTTGTTGCTGTGTTTTTTGGGATTTTGGACCTTGCTTTGTTAGGTATATTCTTCTTTACATATCTATTTATATATGTTTGGGCTGCATTTTGTGTAGttgtatgtatgcatgtgaaATTGAAATGTGTAGTTGTTGCATGTGTAGTTGTATGTGTAGTTAAAATACGGATTTACATGTAATAACAAGTGCTTGTATATATTTATGTTTGTGTTGTTTGTAAATATATTTGTGTTTAGTCTGTTTACTAATTCATATTATAATCTTAAAATCATGTATTCAGATATTCTTAGTTTTCCTAGGCAGAATAATTCAGTTTGTGTCAGTGTCGAAAAGATGCTACATGGCCATTAAGAGTTCAAATGTAGTATATTGCATTTTGGGCAGTGGGTTTCTTTTGGTTACAAATTTGCTTAGAGTAATCTCCAGTTTCTGGTTGTGATATatcatatataaaattatatttaaatatgcAGCATTGTCTTTGATTTTTAACATAACTCTGATTATAACTTTGCAGATTACAGATGTTGAAAATTTGATAGTAGCACCAATATCAAAAGCATCAACTAGGCAAAGAGTTGGAAGGGCAGGAAGAGTACGTCCTGGAAAATGTTATAGGTGCTGAACTGAGAAGTTCTCATTTTATTGACAATAGTTTCTTTTTAGAAGTTGTGCCTATTATTATTATCTATTATAAATATCAAGAAGATTTTAATGGTTTAGGTGTGATACTGTGTCCAAATTCTGCCTACTGTGTGCAAAGTTTGAAGTGAATTAGATCTTGAAAAACAGGGCGTGATATGAGTTGATAATTTTCATAGATTGATGGGTGAATATCTTCCATAGCATCTCTCCTGGTTTGAATTAGGGGTTACCTGTGTAGGCCGAGTCTTGAATAATTTCTCCCTTTATATCATCCAACTAGACTTAATGAATAAAATACTAGTCGGTAGGTGTTTATTATATGTAATTTCAGCTTTGATTGATCATTCTAGGTTTTAACAGCTCGATAACTCATGATTATGATATTACGCTTTCATATGTATATGCATGTCTTTATCTTTCTACTTTTTGAGCTTATCTCTGGCACTGGATATCTCTGTTGTTTTTTATTGCAATTATGTCCAAGTTCCACCTCTTTGGTGTTTTTGTTATTGAAAATGGATGGTTGAATTTAATTATAATTCATCTTGGGCATTCTTCTCAAATATCACTGCATGAGTTCTTGTTCGTAAATTTATTaagtttttgttttgattttgctGGAGAGCAAGACTTTGTTGAATAATATTAATTTGAGCTATACGATATTAGGCTCTATACAGAGGAGTATTACGTCAATGAATTGTCTACAGAGGGGATTCCAGAGATTCAGAGAACAAGTCTTGTTTCCTTTGTAATTGATGATGATGCCAAACTTACTTCACCATCTTTCTTCCTGAGCACACACACATGAGATGCCTGGTATAATTTCTGCACTTCTCTCTGTTATCCAAGTGCAAAACCACCTACCTAGCCATATAGTAAACATAATTTATACTGATTTCATAATTTCTAGTACTCAGAATATTTAACTTTATGTAGGAACCAATGTTCTCAAAAATGATCTTAGCTTCAGATGAGCTTGGATGTTCCGAGGAGATCTTAACAATTGTTGTTGTCCTTTCCATACAGGTAGACTCTCCCCTATATCATAATCTTTTTGGAATTCTTCATATTTGATCTAGCTGTTTGCATAACATAGAAATATGAACATCTTGAGTTGAATGATACAATAATTGTATGATAAGTTACATTCTAAGAGTTCTCTAATCAATTGTATACATATAGTCTACACTGGATCTTCAGAATTCTGCAAATATTTGAGATGCTTAAGATATTACTAATAAATCAATGTGAGGCTGCAGAAAGTAGCCAAGCTGCGATTCTATACACTGGCCTATATTTAGTCGCATTTGGGGCTGGTGGACTAAAAGTGGCGCTTCCTTCCTTGGGAGCAgaccagtttgatgagtcagacCCTGAAGAGTCTAATACCCTTTCTAGTTTCTTTAACTGGTTCCTATTTTTTGTTGTTATTGGGGCTATCTTTGGTGTCACTTTCTTGGTCTGGATTAGTGAAAATGAAGGCTGGAACTGGGGATTTGGGGTGTCTACTTTTGCAGTAGCAATCACAATCTTGTTCATGTGCATGGGAAGATCACTCTACAGGAACAATGTCCCAAAAGGAAGCCCACTCAGTCGAATAATGCAGGTGTGCACCATTTTGTACAATTACACAGGATGTATGCATGGTCATTGTAATTGCAGATAGATATACTTTGATGTCCATTATTTTGATGGGGCTAATTCATGACTTCAAATGCTTTTTTCTAAAACTAGGTATTTGTGACTGCAATTAGAAACCGTAATCTTTCACTTCCAGAAAACGCAGTAGGATTCCACGAGGTTCATGATAAACAATCTGAGACTCTTCACAGAACAAATCAATTCAGGTGCCTACTCTTATTCATCTTAGCTAGCTAGTGGAGATTCTTAGTGTTCGGAAAATTTAATCTCTCTATATTGCAGGTTCTTGGATCATGCAGCAGTTATTGTGACTACAGATTCATCTACTGTTAACAATCCGGGACCCTGGAAAATATGTACTGTGACACAAGTTGAGGAAACAAAAATTTTAATTCGGATGCTCTCGATAATTTTAAGCACTATCTTCATGAATACATGTTTGGCTCAACTCCAAACTTTCAGCATCCAACAGAGTAATACGATGGACATAAATCTTCTTGGTTTTCAAGTCCCTGGATCTTCAATCCCTGAC from Apium graveolens cultivar Ventura chromosome 5, ASM990537v1, whole genome shotgun sequence includes the following:
- the LOC141660281 gene encoding protein NRT1/ PTR FAMILY 4.5-like, which encodes MEAYDGLSQKFIRSQGVYLGETVWDSENYKLELEQDEQIEKGRKKGGSMALVAEQEKVKEMKVEAVESIPNSRIFLVFLGRIIQFVSVSKRCYMAIKSSNVVYCILGSGFLLVTNLLRITDVENLIVAPISKASTRQRVGRAGREPMFSKMILASDELGCSEEILTIVVVLSIQILLINQCEAAESSQAAILYTGLYLVAFGAGGLKVALPSLGADQFDESDPEESNTLSSFFNWFLFFVVIGAIFGVTFLVWISENEGWNWGFGVSTFAVAITILFMCMGRSLYRNNVPKGSPLSRIMQVFVTAIRNRNLSLPENAVGFHEVHDKQSETLHRTNQFRFLDHAAVIVTTDSSTVNNPGPWKICTVTQVEETKILIRMLSIILSTIFMNTCLAQLQTFSIQQSNTMDINLLGFQVPGSSIPDIPLVFMFILIPIYDRVCVPILRKFTGIPTGVTNFQRIGVGLVLSAISMVVAGIVETHRKSVAVEYNMVDSAEPLPMIVFWLGFQYAIFGMADMFTL